A single Methanolobus sp. ZRKC5 DNA region contains:
- a CDS encoding helix-turn-helix domain-containing protein, with protein MDSELLEQVVNNLKEINSKLDRLILQAEFKEDQVGEKSKIIADSLDVITLLSLPDHLRTTATTLFEIGPATADEIANVTNKERAVESNYLNQLVRMNHVKKYRDGRKVYFRINESLRKKCIE; from the coding sequence TTGGACTCGGAATTGCTTGAACAGGTTGTCAATAACTTAAAAGAAATAAATTCCAAACTTGATCGACTCATTTTACAGGCTGAGTTCAAAGAAGATCAGGTCGGTGAGAAAAGCAAAATAATAGCAGATTCTCTTGATGTAATAACGCTACTTTCCCTACCAGATCACTTAAGGACTACTGCAACGACTTTATTTGAAATTGGTCCGGCAACAGCAGACGAGATTGCAAACGTGACAAATAAGGAAAGAGCTGTCGAAAGTAATTATCTCAACCAACTTGTCAGAATGAATCACGTCAAAAAATATAGAGACGGAAGGAAGGTTTATTTCCGCATAAATGAAAGCTTGAGGAAAAAATGTATAGAATGA
- a CDS encoding cofactor-independent phosphoglycerate mutase — translation MKYVVLIGDGMADEPLEELGGMTVLQKANTSNMDYITMYGRAGLAQTVPEGLPPGSDVANMSIVGYDPKKYYSGRAPLEAASMGVDLEKNDVAFRCNLITIKDDLIVDYSSGHITNEEAKELIESIDSELGSDKLSFHPGISYRHLMVAKEGLGANTECVPPHDVIDENRHEHMPKGEDSEIISDLIESSMKILETQPVNEKRIAEGKNPGNSIWLWGQGFAPAFTHFNELYGLKGAIISAVDLVKGIGIYAGLDVIEVPGATGYLDTNYIGKGEYAIEALKDHDFVFVHVEAPDEAGHMGDMNAKIQAIEDFDEKVVGTVLKAAMEMEEDITIMVLPDHPTPIALRTHTSVPIPVAIYCTSEEAPDSADAFDEDSVQKGSLGTVYAPDLVGMLINMK, via the coding sequence ATGAAATATGTAGTACTTATCGGAGATGGCATGGCAGATGAGCCCCTGGAGGAACTTGGAGGAATGACAGTTCTTCAGAAAGCCAACACAAGCAATATGGATTATATTACCATGTATGGCAGAGCAGGACTGGCACAAACAGTCCCTGAAGGATTGCCGCCTGGAAGTGACGTGGCGAATATGTCAATTGTGGGCTATGATCCTAAGAAGTACTATTCGGGAAGGGCACCTCTTGAAGCTGCAAGTATGGGAGTGGATCTCGAAAAGAACGATGTTGCTTTTCGCTGTAACCTTATAACTATTAAGGATGATCTCATTGTCGATTACAGTTCAGGACATATCACTAATGAGGAAGCTAAGGAACTCATTGAGAGCATAGATTCTGAACTTGGTAGCGATAAACTCAGTTTCCACCCGGGCATCAGCTACAGGCACCTTATGGTAGCAAAGGAAGGACTTGGAGCTAATACAGAATGCGTACCACCACATGATGTTATCGATGAGAACAGGCATGAACACATGCCAAAGGGAGAAGACAGCGAGATCATCTCAGATCTTATAGAAAGCTCCATGAAAATACTGGAAACACAACCAGTAAATGAAAAGAGAATTGCCGAAGGCAAGAATCCTGGGAACTCCATATGGCTTTGGGGACAGGGATTTGCACCTGCATTCACTCATTTCAACGAGCTTTACGGACTCAAAGGTGCTATAATCTCAGCTGTCGACCTTGTAAAAGGAATAGGAATCTACGCAGGACTTGATGTCATTGAGGTCCCAGGAGCAACCGGTTACCTTGATACAAATTATATTGGCAAGGGTGAGTATGCCATAGAAGCCCTCAAAGACCATGATTTCGTGTTCGTACACGTGGAAGCACCAGACGAAGCAGGCCACATGGGAGATATGAATGCGAAGATACAGGCAATCGAGGATTTCGATGAGAAGGTCGTAGGCACCGTTCTCAAGGCTGCCATGGAAATGGAAGAGGACATAACCATTATGGTATTGCCGGACCATCCCACACCAATTGCATTAAGGACCCACACATCAGTGCCAATCCCCGTAGCTATATACTGCACCTCAGAAGAAGCGCCGGACAGTGCAGATGCCTTTGACGAGGATTCTGTTCAGAAAGGCTCACTCGGAACAGTATATGCACCTGACCTGGTGGGAATGTTAATCAATATGAAGTGA
- a CDS encoding AAA family ATPase, which produces MKDLWTVKYRPESLDEIVGNEQSLDMVRKLAMSNNLPHFVFHGPENSGKSSTAFALAHQLYGEGYERNLAYFNASDFFEQGKSYLVRDKRFIRIIGTDDPKKINKSVINIFKDIINEYAGMPPVDSDFKIIFIDNAESLNSDSQHALRRIMEKYTASSRFILSTTQPSKLISPLRSRGLQLFFTHVSDDKLANFISTIVDAEGLQINSDGIDALVYHARGNIARALNTLQIASVQSADESIGPQQIYDSTLGEQSENIASLFESITSKNILEARKYIDALILEEGLSGQEILLQLHKVTVNSNEADDIIAKWVTKIADTDFYLTESANDRIQLEALVAGFCQ; this is translated from the coding sequence TTGAAGGATCTGTGGACTGTAAAATATCGGCCTGAAAGCCTTGATGAAATAGTCGGCAATGAACAATCATTAGACATGGTCAGGAAGTTGGCCATGTCCAATAACCTTCCACATTTTGTATTCCACGGACCTGAAAACTCAGGCAAGTCAAGCACAGCTTTTGCGCTTGCCCACCAATTATATGGAGAAGGTTATGAACGTAACCTGGCATACTTCAACGCATCTGATTTTTTTGAACAGGGAAAAAGTTACCTTGTACGCGACAAGAGATTCATACGCATAATAGGGACTGATGATCCAAAGAAGATCAATAAAAGCGTGATAAATATCTTCAAGGACATCATCAATGAATATGCAGGTATGCCACCTGTAGATTCGGATTTTAAGATAATATTCATTGATAATGCCGAATCACTCAATTCTGATTCACAGCACGCCTTGAGAAGGATAATGGAAAAGTATACAGCTTCGTCTCGCTTTATACTTTCAACAACCCAACCTTCTAAGCTGATAAGCCCTCTTAGGTCAAGGGGTTTGCAACTATTCTTCACACATGTTTCAGATGATAAACTTGCAAATTTCATTAGCACAATCGTTGATGCCGAGGGGCTTCAGATCAATAGTGACGGTATTGATGCACTGGTATATCATGCAAGAGGCAATATTGCAAGGGCATTGAACACACTCCAGATAGCATCCGTACAATCTGCAGATGAGAGTATTGGACCTCAACAAATATACGATTCAACACTGGGAGAGCAATCAGAGAACATAGCAAGTCTCTTTGAATCAATAACTTCAAAGAACATTCTTGAAGCTAGGAAATACATTGATGCCCTCATACTCGAAGAAGGATTGTCCGGGCAGGAAATACTACTCCAGCTGCACAAGGTCACAGTGAATTCTAACGAAGCGGATGACATCATTGCCAAATGGGTCACAAAAATAGCAGACACTGATTTTTACCTGACAGAAAGTGCAAACGACAGAATACAGCTGGAAGCACTGGTTGCAGGATTCTGTCAATGA
- a CDS encoding winged helix-turn-helix domain-containing protein, with product MRRALIETISRSEKRKDVLMLLQNGPVEMQIILKTLNESRPALLPQMKILEEGQLVVKEKDAYTLSKFGKLIVNDLQPLLSTLDILEGKLDYWTKHNTDCIPNDLFNRLRELESCELVEPELCEALELSRKAIYMCMKSKSIDTVTSFYHSEYPSLFMKYAENGTNFRCIFTNEVLSRFTLENKQQLHELIQYPNMKFYIYPDNLNLSALMVTPDFMLLRLLTVSGIYDPRYIMAYKQSAVNWSEEFFQHLISKSTVLETL from the coding sequence ATGAGACGGGCATTAATTGAAACGATTAGCAGATCGGAAAAACGTAAAGATGTACTAATGCTGCTGCAGAACGGACCTGTGGAGATGCAAATTATCCTGAAGACCCTTAACGAAAGCAGGCCTGCTTTACTTCCCCAAATGAAAATACTTGAAGAAGGGCAGCTTGTGGTCAAAGAAAAAGATGCTTATACGCTCTCAAAGTTTGGAAAATTAATCGTCAATGATCTGCAACCACTTCTTAGTACTCTGGACATTCTCGAAGGTAAACTGGATTACTGGACAAAACACAACACCGATTGTATACCCAATGACCTTTTCAACAGATTGCGTGAACTGGAAAGTTGCGAACTTGTCGAGCCGGAATTGTGCGAGGCACTTGAACTTAGCAGAAAAGCGATTTACATGTGCATGAAATCAAAAAGTATTGATACTGTCACTTCATTCTATCATTCGGAATACCCATCATTGTTCATGAAATATGCAGAAAATGGAACAAACTTCAGGTGCATCTTTACAAATGAAGTCCTGTCCAGATTCACATTAGAAAATAAACAGCAATTACATGAACTAATACAATACCCAAATATGAAATTCTACATATACCCGGATAATCTAAACTTATCAGCCCTTATGGTAACACCTGATTTTATGCTGTTACGCCTGCTAACCGTAAGTGGCATCTATGATCCAAGATACATAATGGCATACAAGCAGAGTGCTGTTAATTGGAGTGAAGAGTTTTTTCAGCACTTAATAAGCAAATCCACTGTACTTGAAACACTCTGA
- a CDS encoding MinD/ParA family protein, protein MTLTLAIHSSKGGTGKTSIAVNLAVAFALEGKNTCLIDLDLRGPSLCSMFEPGTHFWINDFLSGKCSLKDTMNDFQKDIETDGHMYVSFSNPDIKEIRDLVSKDRNWQAGALKALMNGKKELAYQNMDIIIFDTSPGVEYESINAVAASDMVIIVHNDTTACFNCTEQLIKGVYTLLDKKCAIVDNMHHGNCLDIIEKKRYGAPVIATIPCMCEIATRGRNEILVNSDPEHLFSKSITAIKDKIVEMQ, encoded by the coding sequence ATGACTCTTACATTAGCAATACACTCCTCCAAAGGTGGAACAGGAAAAACAAGCATCGCAGTAAATCTGGCAGTAGCTTTCGCATTAGAAGGAAAAAATACATGCTTGATCGATCTGGACCTTAGAGGACCATCCCTTTGTTCTATGTTCGAACCAGGAACTCATTTCTGGATCAACGATTTCTTATCAGGAAAATGTAGCCTGAAAGACACCATGAACGACTTTCAAAAAGACATCGAAACTGATGGCCACATGTACGTGAGTTTTTCTAATCCTGATATAAAAGAGATAAGGGACCTTGTGAGCAAGGATCGAAACTGGCAAGCAGGAGCCCTTAAAGCACTTATGAATGGGAAAAAAGAACTTGCTTATCAAAATATGGACATCATTATATTTGATACCAGTCCAGGTGTAGAATATGAGTCCATAAATGCTGTTGCCGCATCGGATATGGTAATTATTGTGCACAATGATACAACTGCATGTTTCAATTGCACTGAGCAATTAATAAAAGGTGTTTACACTCTTCTTGACAAAAAATGTGCAATCGTAGATAACATGCACCACGGTAATTGTCTTGATATAATAGAGAAGAAAAGATACGGTGCACCTGTTATTGCAACTATACCCTGTATGTGCGAAATTGCGACCCGCGGCAGAAATGAGATACTTGTTAACTCAGACCCTGAACACTTGTTCTCTAAAAGTATTACAGCAATCAAAGATAAAATAGTAGAAATGCAATAA
- a CDS encoding tRNA uridine(34) 5-carboxymethylaminomethyl modification radical SAM/GNAT enzyme Elp3: protein MTENDFETACRSMLDMVLNGQITNDKQLSETKKKIAKQFRLSTLPKNADIIMSGNDEEQEKVRAILQRKPVRTISGVAVIAAMTSPAPCPHGICVPCPGGPDSEFNSPQSYMGREPSTMRAIQLEYDPYRIVTNRLTQLKHIGHEVKKAELIIMGGTFSARSIDYQEWYTKRCLEAMNDFYGDSWRQRANPIGKTVPYFTIEDVQKANETSEVRNTGITFETRPDWAKKIHIDKMLELGATKIEIGVQSTYDFVLERMKRGHSVADSIEANRIMRDSALKVGFHMMPGLPGTDMEMDTRNFKRLFENPGFKPDYLKIYPTLVTEGTELHRMWKQGKYKAMGDEDATMLLSNIKSFIPKWVRLQRIQRDIPAPQILAGVKKSNIRQLAHKHLEQHGGKCHCIRCREVGHNMLKGNEPDIDNIQLTVESYECCGGKEYFIAFEDLKKDILIGFLRLRLPDNPHRKELENAALVRELHIFGSSVAVGKNAGNNDWQHRGYGRELISKAEEIALDFGYAKIAIISGIGVRQYYQKAGYELENVYMTKNLNIN from the coding sequence ATGACTGAAAATGACTTTGAAACAGCCTGCAGAAGCATGTTGGATATGGTACTTAATGGCCAGATAACTAACGATAAGCAACTAAGTGAAACTAAGAAAAAGATTGCAAAACAGTTTCGTCTTTCAACCCTTCCTAAAAATGCAGACATTATTATGTCAGGCAATGATGAAGAGCAGGAAAAGGTTCGAGCCATACTTCAGCGTAAGCCCGTACGTACAATATCAGGAGTTGCAGTGATTGCTGCAATGACATCACCTGCCCCGTGCCCACATGGAATATGTGTTCCATGTCCCGGGGGACCTGACTCGGAATTTAATTCACCACAAAGTTACATGGGAAGGGAGCCCTCCACCATGAGGGCAATACAACTTGAATATGATCCTTACAGGATAGTGACAAATAGACTGACCCAATTGAAGCACATTGGACATGAAGTTAAAAAAGCCGAACTTATAATTATGGGAGGCACTTTTTCTGCAAGGTCGATCGATTACCAGGAATGGTACACAAAACGCTGTCTTGAAGCTATGAATGATTTCTACGGGGACTCCTGGAGGCAGCGGGCAAACCCAATTGGAAAGACAGTTCCATATTTTACAATAGAAGATGTTCAGAAGGCAAACGAGACATCAGAAGTAAGGAATACGGGCATTACCTTTGAAACACGCCCCGATTGGGCAAAAAAAATCCACATTGATAAGATGCTCGAACTTGGAGCAACTAAAATCGAAATTGGTGTTCAAAGCACTTACGATTTTGTTCTGGAGAGAATGAAACGAGGTCACAGTGTCGCAGACAGTATCGAAGCAAACAGAATTATGAGGGACAGTGCCCTGAAAGTAGGATTCCATATGATGCCGGGGTTGCCTGGAACGGACATGGAAATGGACACAAGGAATTTTAAAAGATTATTTGAAAATCCAGGATTTAAGCCTGATTATCTGAAAATATATCCCACCCTTGTTACCGAAGGAACAGAGTTACACCGAATGTGGAAACAGGGTAAGTACAAAGCCATGGGAGATGAAGACGCAACAATGCTCCTGTCCAATATCAAGTCCTTTATCCCTAAATGGGTCAGGTTACAGCGCATACAGAGGGATATACCTGCACCCCAGATACTTGCAGGAGTCAAAAAAAGTAATATCCGCCAACTTGCACATAAACATCTGGAACAGCATGGTGGAAAATGTCACTGCATAAGATGCCGTGAAGTAGGGCACAACATGCTAAAAGGAAATGAGCCTGATATAGATAACATACAACTAACCGTGGAATCATATGAGTGCTGTGGAGGAAAAGAATATTTTATTGCCTTTGAAGACCTTAAAAAAGATATATTGATAGGTTTCCTTAGATTAAGGCTTCCTGACAACCCTCACCGTAAAGAGCTAGAAAATGCTGCTCTTGTAAGAGAACTCCATATATTCGGATCATCCGTGGCTGTGGGAAAGAATGCTGGAAATAATGATTGGCAGCACAGAGGATATGGCAGAGAACTCATTTCAAAGGCAGAAGAAATTGCATTGGATTTTGGATATGCGAAGATTGCAATAATAAGCGGTATTGGTGTGCGTCAGTACTACCAAAAAGCAGGTTATGAACTGGAAAATGTTTATATGACAAAGAATCTGAACATAAACTAA
- a CDS encoding preprotein translocase subunit SecD produces MKDDEQQSLLKDLRVIVFILAIIGSVIFIHPWYSSDEGFTSNLNYGLDLEGGSWLQLKLQGAVAELDADNGLLVKEIVNINLGEEVEIRSVDEGTDETTITFTSDSILTNNQMDQLAVGQTTISRTNNVTEVILHSSKVTLIKTYLADSLKAEVLPTLVSDTVEYEIRTAISQEDLQELMAAVGGSIVTDINGDALYKEGVTTETRDMTKEILSDKLNSLGLKDIPVKTVGDDYILIDFAGIDLATAKNIAEKPGKFEIRILTQGNESKHVLYGDEIAAVSIVGFHEDEGQWYVPFTLTDTGALALQEVATETGATTDPMSHNLVMYLDDNEVYSAPLSYSAASRLEEVPIYAWQASTGPDEDSKTRAEELQIHLRAGALPVNVELMGSGHVDAALGQQFKGQAIVAGLLALLAVAFVVFRKYNKPAILIPMVGTSISELIMILGFAAAIGWQLDLASIAGIIAAIGTGIDHLVIITDEVLYEGKLPPRKVYLSRITKAFGIIFAAAATTIIAMSPLVIMGFGALKGFAITTIVGVMIGILIARPVYGKVIHEVLQANSTDVE; encoded by the coding sequence ATGAAAGACGATGAACAACAGAGTTTATTAAAGGACCTAAGAGTAATCGTCTTTATTCTGGCAATTATCGGGTCTGTAATCTTCATACACCCATGGTATTCTTCAGATGAAGGTTTCACAAGCAATCTCAACTATGGACTTGACCTGGAAGGTGGCTCCTGGCTTCAGTTAAAACTTCAGGGAGCTGTTGCAGAACTTGATGCTGATAATGGTCTTTTAGTTAAGGAAATAGTCAATATCAATCTTGGAGAAGAAGTGGAGATACGATCGGTTGATGAAGGAACTGATGAAACTACGATAACTTTTACTTCAGATTCAATACTCACAAATAATCAGATGGATCAGCTTGCAGTGGGCCAAACCACCATCTCCCGAACCAACAATGTGACAGAGGTCATACTTCACTCTTCAAAAGTGACACTGATAAAAACATATCTTGCAGACTCACTCAAAGCAGAAGTCCTGCCTACACTTGTTTCTGACACTGTCGAATATGAGATAAGAACTGCCATTTCACAGGAAGATCTTCAGGAACTCATGGCAGCTGTCGGCGGCTCAATTGTAACTGACATAAATGGAGATGCACTTTACAAAGAAGGCGTCACAACAGAAACAAGGGACATGACCAAGGAAATACTGAGTGACAAGCTCAATTCCCTTGGACTTAAGGACATACCAGTAAAAACAGTGGGTGATGATTACATACTCATTGACTTTGCAGGAATTGACCTTGCAACTGCCAAGAATATCGCTGAAAAACCGGGTAAATTCGAGATAAGAATTCTGACCCAGGGCAACGAATCAAAGCACGTCCTTTATGGAGATGAAATAGCAGCTGTCAGTATTGTGGGATTCCACGAGGATGAAGGACAGTGGTACGTACCATTCACACTAACGGATACAGGTGCCCTTGCACTTCAGGAAGTTGCGACCGAAACCGGTGCGACTACAGATCCGATGTCGCATAATCTGGTAATGTATCTGGATGATAATGAAGTTTACAGCGCACCATTAAGTTATTCAGCTGCATCCAGACTTGAAGAAGTGCCAATATACGCATGGCAGGCATCTACCGGACCTGATGAAGATAGTAAAACAAGAGCCGAGGAATTGCAGATTCATCTGCGTGCAGGTGCATTACCTGTTAATGTAGAACTCATGGGTTCAGGACATGTGGATGCAGCACTTGGTCAACAGTTCAAGGGACAGGCTATTGTTGCAGGTCTCCTGGCACTGTTAGCTGTTGCCTTTGTGGTTTTCAGAAAATACAACAAACCAGCCATACTTATACCAATGGTAGGTACTTCCATCAGTGAACTTATAATGATACTTGGATTTGCAGCCGCAATTGGATGGCAGCTTGACCTGGCAAGCATTGCAGGTATCATCGCAGCCATAGGAACAGGTATCGACCACCTTGTCATCATCACAGATGAAGTATTATACGAAGGAAAGCTTCCACCAAGAAAGGTTTACCTCTCAAGGATCACAAAAGCATTCGGAATAATATTTGCAGCTGCAGCAACGACCATTATCGCAATGTCACCCCTGGTTATCATGGGCTTCGGTGCCCTTAAGGGATTTGCAATAACAACTATAGTAGGTGTCATGATAGGCATCCTTATTGCAAGACCAGTATATGGCAAAGTGATACATGAAGTTCTTCAGGCAAACTCAACAGACGTTGAATAA
- a CDS encoding coenzyme F420-0:L-glutamate ligase encodes MHAFTVENIPMIKRGDDIASIICERTSIEDNDVIIIASTIVAKAEGRQFRLENITAGEAAKGIANKHDIDPRFVQAVLDRSHEILVDYPIFLVETDNGHVCIKAGIDESNVENGYMLDLPQNSDQSAKDIGEGIESKAEKKVSVIITDTNGRAFKIGQTGIAVGVYKIHPIKNWKGQKDLFGNTLEVTEEAIADEIAGAANLLMGEGDGGYPVVILRGLELRSEDGSIKEMYRSDREDIIKKGLRCLSKV; translated from the coding sequence ATGCATGCATTTACTGTGGAAAACATCCCTATGATCAAAAGAGGGGATGACATTGCATCGATCATCTGCGAAAGAACAAGTATTGAAGACAATGATGTCATAATTATAGCATCCACCATTGTTGCAAAAGCTGAAGGCAGGCAATTCAGACTAGAAAATATCACTGCAGGAGAAGCGGCAAAAGGAATAGCAAACAAACATGACATTGATCCAAGATTTGTGCAGGCAGTCCTTGACCGCAGTCATGAGATACTGGTGGATTATCCAATATTTCTCGTAGAAACAGACAACGGACATGTTTGTATCAAAGCAGGAATAGATGAATCAAATGTAGAAAATGGCTATATGCTCGACCTTCCCCAAAATTCAGACCAGAGTGCGAAAGATATCGGCGAAGGTATTGAAAGCAAGGCAGAAAAAAAAGTAAGCGTTATAATTACTGACACCAACGGTAGGGCATTCAAGATAGGCCAGACAGGTATTGCAGTTGGAGTGTACAAAATACATCCGATAAAAAACTGGAAAGGGCAAAAGGATCTCTTTGGAAACACACTGGAAGTGACCGAGGAAGCCATAGCTGATGAGATTGCAGGTGCTGCCAATCTGCTGATGGGTGAAGGTGACGGAGGATACCCCGTAGTAATCCTGAGAGGACTGGAACTCAGGTCTGAAGATGGGTCAATAAAAGAAATGTATCGAAGTGACCGTGAAGATATAATCAAAAAAGGACTTCGCTGTTTAAGCAAAGTCTGA
- a CDS encoding DUF1699 family protein, whose protein sequence is MKIRVVSSKEEINTLGANEEIIHLAFRPSNTDIFSLIMKCPNVKALHIPSSYKRTISNSAKMYLEMQGIELLEGDVWGHRKDINEYSEVSQTVYDRIAQYKQDGLSDEDVEDKMIRETRLSPDFVKFLVKQ, encoded by the coding sequence ATGAAAATAAGAGTAGTAAGTTCAAAAGAAGAGATTAACACACTTGGCGCGAATGAAGAAATCATCCACCTCGCATTCAGACCTTCAAACACAGACATATTTTCCCTTATTATGAAGTGCCCTAATGTAAAAGCACTCCACATACCCAGCTCATACAAGAGGACGATCTCAAACTCAGCAAAGATGTACCTTGAGATGCAGGGAATCGAACTCCTTGAAGGAGATGTATGGGGCCACAGGAAAGATATCAACGAGTACTCCGAAGTTTCACAGACTGTCTATGACCGCATTGCACAGTACAAGCAGGACGGACTTTCCGATGAGGACGTAGAAGACAAGATGATAAGAGAAACAAGATTAAGCCCTGATTTTGTCAAATTCCTTGTCAAACAATAA
- a CDS encoding cytidine/deoxycytidylate deaminase family protein: protein MNDRPSIDEYFLEIATVVAKRSTCLRNKVGAVIARDKRIVSTGYNGAPRNMEHCLDIGCIRQQNNIASGTRHEKCRAVHAEQNAIIQAALHGVSTDGATLYCTHQPCILCTKMIINSNIKRVIYIHPYPDTDSLEFFSQAGVEVVNMPISDFA, encoded by the coding sequence ATGAATGACAGGCCAAGTATAGACGAGTATTTCCTTGAGATAGCCACGGTTGTGGCTAAACGTTCTACATGTCTTAGAAACAAGGTTGGCGCTGTAATTGCAAGGGATAAGCGTATAGTTTCCACAGGCTACAACGGTGCTCCACGGAACATGGAACATTGCCTTGACATAGGTTGCATCAGGCAGCAAAATAACATTGCTTCAGGTACACGTCATGAGAAATGCAGGGCCGTTCATGCTGAACAGAATGCTATCATTCAGGCTGCACTACATGGAGTGAGTACTGATGGTGCGACACTTTACTGCACTCACCAGCCATGCATATTGTGTACCAAGATGATCATCAATTCCAATATCAAACGAGTCATCTACATTCACCCTTATCCAGATACCGATTCTCTTGAATTCTTCTCACAGGCAGGTGTTGAAGTAGTTAACATGCCGATATCAGACTTTGCTTAA
- a CDS encoding protein translocase subunit SecF: MEVGLTERLDSFVRKHNDRQLAAIPLTIFVISLLILAFTFASSGAPVKLGMEFKGGTMVSVATEESVQSIELKYSDYPLTDIRQAGNRLIMQFGPMSNELQQELVSDVIDSYDNVEINQIGPVYGEALQKQAVKAVIISFIGMAIVVFLIFRTFIPSLAVVLSALSDIFIAAAFMNIVGIELSLGTVAALLMLIGYSVDSDILLTTRVLKRRGTPQENISNAMHTGVTMTTTTLAALVVMYLVSTYSYLLSSSLSQITLLSDISIVLIFGLAADMMNTWMLNTSILRWHVTGVGTRRRKA, translated from the coding sequence ATGGAAGTCGGTTTGACTGAACGTTTAGATTCTTTTGTTAGAAAGCACAACGATCGCCAGCTTGCAGCAATCCCGCTTACAATATTTGTAATCTCATTATTGATACTTGCATTCACATTTGCAAGTAGCGGCGCACCTGTAAAGCTTGGTATGGAATTTAAGGGCGGAACAATGGTCTCTGTGGCAACAGAGGAAAGTGTACAATCCATTGAACTAAAATACTCAGATTATCCCCTAACTGATATCAGACAGGCCGGAAACCGTTTGATAATGCAATTTGGACCAATGAGTAACGAACTACAACAGGAACTTGTCAGTGATGTGATAGATTCCTATGATAATGTCGAAATAAACCAGATCGGACCTGTATATGGAGAAGCCCTTCAGAAACAGGCTGTTAAAGCGGTTATTATATCATTTATCGGAATGGCGATTGTGGTCTTTTTGATATTCAGGACATTTATTCCGTCACTGGCAGTAGTATTGTCAGCATTATCCGACATTTTCATTGCAGCGGCGTTCATGAACATCGTTGGAATCGAATTGTCCCTGGGAACAGTTGCAGCCCTGCTCATGCTCATTGGTTATTCCGTTGACAGTGACATTTTGCTCACCACAAGAGTACTCAAAAGACGCGGAACCCCACAGGAAAACATTAGCAATGCAATGCACACGGGTGTAACCATGACAACCACTACTTTAGCTGCCCTTGTAGTAATGTACCTGGTATCAACTTACTCATACTTACTAAGTTCATCACTTTCACAGATCACTCTTCTTTCAGACATATCCATTGTCCTGATATTCGGACTGGCCGCAGATATGATGAACACCTGGATGCTTAACACATCAATACTCAGGTGGCATGTGACAGGCGTAGGCACAAGGAGGCGTAAAGCATGA
- a CDS encoding secondary thiamine-phosphate synthase enzyme YjbQ, whose protein sequence is MSVFSAEFNLDTSGNADVLDITPYVSELAASSGFSNGIVLVYVPGSTAAITTIEFEPGLVRDFKEALERLAPEGITYFHNERWHDGNGHSHIRASFIGQSESFPLINGNILLGTWQQIILVDLDNRPRSRKVHVQVYGE, encoded by the coding sequence ATGTCAGTGTTCAGTGCTGAGTTCAATCTGGATACATCCGGAAACGCGGATGTTCTGGATATTACTCCTTATGTTTCTGAGCTGGCCGCATCATCTGGTTTTAGTAATGGGATTGTGCTTGTATATGTACCAGGCTCAACTGCTGCAATAACGACTATTGAATTCGAACCTGGTCTGGTCCGTGATTTTAAAGAAGCACTTGAAAGACTGGCTCCGGAAGGTATTACTTATTTTCACAATGAGCGCTGGCATGACGGCAACGGCCATTCTCATATCAGGGCATCCTTTATAGGCCAAAGTGAGTCGTTCCCTCTTATCAATGGGAATATTCTGCTAGGCACATGGCAGCAAATAATACTTGTGGATCTTGATAATCGTCCACGCTCAAGAAAAGTTCACGTGCAGGTCTATGGTGAATAA